A genomic segment from Xiphophorus maculatus strain JP 163 A chromosome 6, X_maculatus-5.0-male, whole genome shotgun sequence encodes:
- the klhl18 gene encoding kelch-like protein 18, translating to MGDSVCEELEDLVHFSVPDLPARGYVVMEEIRRQGKLCDVTLKVGEHKFSAHRIVLAASIPYFHAMFTNDMVERKQDEILMQGMDPSALEALINFAYSGRVAIDQQNVQALLIGSSFLQLQNVKDACCSFLQERLHPKNCLGVRQFAEAMMCTALYDAANGFLQRHFVEAALSEEFLALRAEEVLELMGCNELNVKAEEQVFEAALAWVHHDRDRRKTLLPELLAKIRLPLCQPRFLSDRVQQDELIRCCHRCRDLVDEAKDFHLVLERRPHLPSFKTRPRCCTSVSGLIYAVGGLNSSGDSLNLVEVFDPVGNFWERCQPMRTARSRVGVAVVNGLLYAIGGYDGQSRLSTVEVYNPETDGWTQVSSMNSQRSAMGTVVIDGHIYVCGGYDGKSSLNSVECYSPETDRWSVVTEMSVSRSATGVTVFDGRIFVSGGHDGLQIFNTVEYYNHHTDRWHPAPAMLNKRCRHGAAALGNHMYVAGGYDGSGFLSGVEVLAGVSGQWSLLVAMNTRRSRVSLVSTAGRLYAVGGYDGQSNLSSVEMLNPDTNRWVFMAPMASHEGGVGVGCVLLQPA from the exons ATGGGAGACTCCGTGTGCGAAGAACTCGAGGACCTGGTCCACTTCTCCGTCCCAGACCTGCCCGCGAGAGGCTACGTCGTGATGGAGGAGATTCGACGTCAAGGCAAGCTGTGTGACGTCACTCTCAAG GTCGGGGAGCATAAGTTCAGCGCTCACCGGATCGTCCTCGCCGCCTCCATCCCGTATTTCCACGCCATGTTCACCAACGACATGGTGGAGCGCAAGCAGGATGAGATCCTGATGCAGGGCATGGACCCCAG CGCCCTGGAGGCTCTGATTAACTTTGCCTACAGCGGCCGCGTCGCCATCGACCAGCAGAACGTCCAGGCGCTGCTGATTGGCTCCagcttcctgcagctgcagaacgTGAAGGACGCCTGCTGCTCCTTCCTGCAGGAGAG GCTGCACCCCAAGAACTGCCTGGGCGTGCGTCAGTTCGCGGAGGCCATGATGTGCACGGCACTGTACGACGCGGCCAACGGCTTCCTGCAGCGCCACTTCGTGGAGGCGGCGCTGTCCGAGGAGTTCCTGGCGCTGCGGGCCGAGGAGGTTCTGGAGCTGATGGGCTGCAACGAGCTCAACGTCAAGGCCGAGGAGCAG GTGTTTGAGGCGGCTCTGGCTTGGGTCCACCACGACCGGGACCGGAGGAAGACTCTGCTGCCGGAGCTGCTGGCCAAGATCCGGCTTCCTCTCTGCCAGCCGCGCTTCCTGTCCGACCGCGTCCAGCAGGACGAGCTGATCCGCTGCTGCCACAGGTGCAG GGACCTGGTGGATGAGGCCAAAGACTTCCACCTGGTCCTGGAGCGCCGCCCTCACCTGCCTTCCTTTAAGACGCGCCCGCGGTGCTGCACCTCTGTCTCGGGGCTCATCTACGCCGTGGGCGGCCTCAACAGCTCAG GTGACTCCTTGAACCTGGTGGAGGTGTTTGACCCGGTGGGGAACTTCTGGGAGCGCTGCCAGCCAATGAGGACGGCCCGCAGTCGAGTGGGAGTGGCCGTCGTTAACGGCCTGCTGTACGCCATCGGCGGATACGACGGCCAATCGCGGCTCAGCACGGTGGAGGTCTACAACCCGGAGACGGACGGCTGGACTCAGGTGTCCAGCATGAACAGCCAGCGCAG CGCCATGGGAACCGTGGTCATCGACGGCCATATTTACGTCTGCGGTGGATACGACGGGAAATCCTCTCTGAACTCTGTGGAATGTTACTCTCCAGAAACCGACAG GTGGAGCGTGGTGACGGAAATGAGCGTGAGTCGCAGCGCCACCGGCGTCACCGTGTTCGACGGGCGAATCTTTGTGTCGGGCGGCCATGACGGCCTGCAGATCTTCAACACG GTGGAGTACTACAACCACCACACGGACCGTTGGCACCCGGCGCCGGCCATGCTCAACAAGCGCTGCCGCCACGGCGCCGCCGCGCTCGGCAACCACATGTACGTCGCCGGCGGCTACGACGGCTCCGGCTTTCTGAGCGGCGTGGAGGTTCTGGCCGGCGTGTCGGGCCAGTGGAGCCTCCTGGTGGCCATGAACACGCGGCGCAGCCGGGTGTCGCTGGTGTCGACAGCGGGCCGGCTGTACGCCGTGGGCGGCTACGACGGCCAGTCCAACCTCAGCTCGGTGGAGATGCTGAATCCCGACACCAACCGCTGGGTGTTCATGGCGCCCATGGCGAGTCACGAGGGCGGCGTCGGCGTCGGCTGCGTCCTGCTGCAGCCCGCCtag
- the bfsp2 gene encoding phakinin isoform X1: MPLPRRHSSFLGQSSSERPAAASGGRTSAAGATMPRGTPVGPGATSGLGTRISRRALGISSVFLQGMRSCTAPVLPRAGDRTAGGGTTGLNSCLIEYRDKVRALEELNRQLEQQIRLSLDRKAASAGAWGPLRREWEDIYRQVSEAILENARLMLQTENVQANAEDFRERLDSEASLRTVVEDEVGSLRRVMEEAAVTKVELEERMESMRAELLHLESRHEQDVRALYSRTAGWDVDEPDTPVETGLDRILAHIRTHWEQLTERNRADTDGYLESKEAPCAASRLSAEEQQAEALKAECSDVSCRIQSLQAETESIRALKRGLENSLSDARHWHDVELQNLGSVVARLEAELSDVRSEIEQQRRDFDMLLSNRQRLEQQIGLYHGILDGEEDRFLPSNAQSCCAADSRPEAPPPAEPSGPAGPPAQ, translated from the exons ATGCCTCTGCCCCGACGCCACTCTTCCTTCCTGGGACAGTCGTCCTCCGAGCGCCCGGCCGCCGCCTCCGGCGGGAGGACAAGCGCAGCCGGCGCAACGATGCCCCGCGGCACGCCGGTGGGGCCGGGAGCCACCAGCGGCCTGGGGACGCGCATTTCCCGCCGGGCTCTGGGTATCAGCAGCGTGTTCCTGCAGGGGATGAGGAGCTGCACCGCGCCGGTGCTGCCCCGGGCTGGGGACCGGACCGCGGGCGGCGGCACCACGGGCCTGAACAGCTGCCTGATAGAGTACCGGGACAAAGTCCgggctctggaggagctgaaccGGCAGCTGGAGCAACAGATCCGCCTCAGCCTGGACCGCAAGGCAGCCAGCGCCGGCGCCTGGGGGCCGCTGCGCAGGGAGTGGGAGGACATCTACCGGCAG GTCAGTGAAGCCATCCTGGAAAACGCTCGGCTGATGCTGCAGACGGAGAACGTTCAGGCCAACGCTGAAGACTTTAGAGAAAG gctgGACAGCGAGGCGTCCCTCAGGACGGTGGTGGAGGACGAGGTCGGCTCGCTCCGCCGGGTGATGGAGGAGGCGGCCGTGACAAAGGTGGAGCTCGAGGAGCGGATGGAGAGCATGAGGGCGGAGCTACTGCACCTGGAGAGCCGCCATGAGCAG GACGTCCGCGCCCTATACAGCCGGACCGCTGGATGGGATGTGGACGAACCAGACACTCCCGTGGAAACGGGTCTGGACCGGATCCTGGCCCACATCCGGACCCACTGGGAGCAGCTGACGGAGCGGAACCGGGCCGACACTGACGGCTACCTGGAGTCCAAG GAGGCGCCGTGCGCAGCCAGCCGTCTGAGTGCGGAGGAGCAGCAGGCGGAGGCGCTGAAGGCGGAGTGCAGCGACGTGAGCTGCAGGATCCAGAGTCTCCAGGCTGAGACCGAGTCCATCAGGGCTCTG AAACGAGGCCTGGAGAACTCGCTGAGCGACGCCCGCCACTGGCACGATGTGGAGCTGCAGAACCTGGGCTCAGTGGTGGCGCGGCTGGAGGCGGAGCTTAGCGACGTGCGGAGCGAGATCGAGCAGCAGCGCCGCGACTTCGACATGTTGCTAAGCAACCGGCAGCGGCTGGAGCAGCAGATCGGCCTGTACCACGGCATCCTGGACGGAGAGGAGGACCGCTTCCTGCCGAGCAACGCGCAGTC GTGTTGTGCTGCAGACTCCAGGCCTGAAGCTCCACCCCCTGCAGAACCTTCTGGACCGGCAGGCCCTCCGGCCCAGTGA
- the bfsp2 gene encoding phakinin isoform X2, with the protein MPLPRRHSSFLGQSSSERPAAASGGRTSAAGATMPRGTPVGPGATSGLGTRISRRALGISSVFLQGMRSCTAPVLPRAGDRTAGGGTTGLNSCLIEYRDKVRALEELNRQLEQQIRLSLDRKAASAGAWGPLRREWEDIYRQVSEAILENARLMLQTENVQANAEDFRERLDSEASLRTVVEDEVGSLRRVMEEAAVTKVELEERMESMRAELLHLESRHEQDVRALYSRTAGWDVDEPDTPVETGLDRILAHIRTHWEQLTERNRADTDGYLESKEAPCAASRLSAEEQQAEALKAECSDVSCRIQSLQAETESIRALKRGLENSLSDARHWHDVELQNLGSVVARLEAELSDVRSEIEQQRRDFDMLLSNRQRLEQQIGLYHGILDGEEDRFLPSNAQSLQA; encoded by the exons ATGCCTCTGCCCCGACGCCACTCTTCCTTCCTGGGACAGTCGTCCTCCGAGCGCCCGGCCGCCGCCTCCGGCGGGAGGACAAGCGCAGCCGGCGCAACGATGCCCCGCGGCACGCCGGTGGGGCCGGGAGCCACCAGCGGCCTGGGGACGCGCATTTCCCGCCGGGCTCTGGGTATCAGCAGCGTGTTCCTGCAGGGGATGAGGAGCTGCACCGCGCCGGTGCTGCCCCGGGCTGGGGACCGGACCGCGGGCGGCGGCACCACGGGCCTGAACAGCTGCCTGATAGAGTACCGGGACAAAGTCCgggctctggaggagctgaaccGGCAGCTGGAGCAACAGATCCGCCTCAGCCTGGACCGCAAGGCAGCCAGCGCCGGCGCCTGGGGGCCGCTGCGCAGGGAGTGGGAGGACATCTACCGGCAG GTCAGTGAAGCCATCCTGGAAAACGCTCGGCTGATGCTGCAGACGGAGAACGTTCAGGCCAACGCTGAAGACTTTAGAGAAAG gctgGACAGCGAGGCGTCCCTCAGGACGGTGGTGGAGGACGAGGTCGGCTCGCTCCGCCGGGTGATGGAGGAGGCGGCCGTGACAAAGGTGGAGCTCGAGGAGCGGATGGAGAGCATGAGGGCGGAGCTACTGCACCTGGAGAGCCGCCATGAGCAG GACGTCCGCGCCCTATACAGCCGGACCGCTGGATGGGATGTGGACGAACCAGACACTCCCGTGGAAACGGGTCTGGACCGGATCCTGGCCCACATCCGGACCCACTGGGAGCAGCTGACGGAGCGGAACCGGGCCGACACTGACGGCTACCTGGAGTCCAAG GAGGCGCCGTGCGCAGCCAGCCGTCTGAGTGCGGAGGAGCAGCAGGCGGAGGCGCTGAAGGCGGAGTGCAGCGACGTGAGCTGCAGGATCCAGAGTCTCCAGGCTGAGACCGAGTCCATCAGGGCTCTG AAACGAGGCCTGGAGAACTCGCTGAGCGACGCCCGCCACTGGCACGATGTGGAGCTGCAGAACCTGGGCTCAGTGGTGGCGCGGCTGGAGGCGGAGCTTAGCGACGTGCGGAGCGAGATCGAGCAGCAGCGCCGCGACTTCGACATGTTGCTAAGCAACCGGCAGCGGCTGGAGCAGCAGATCGGCCTGTACCACGGCATCCTGGACGGAGAGGAGGACCGCTTCCTGCCGAGCAACGCGCAGTC ACTCCAGGCCTGA
- the LOC102236125 gene encoding C-C chemokine receptor type 9-like isoform X2, translated as MILEAPPPACVTPRRSFLLFVTLWFNGQKVRREANSQNLQSRGATMIDDLITVNMTSMDDIITAMTTEVPSTFSASSSTEDYYDYEAENLTDLMCDRQQVREFRSRYEPPFFWIITLVGGAGNLAVVWIYLSFRKRLKTMTDVYLLNLAVADLLFLVTLPLWATEASHGWIFGRAMCKINSALYKVNLFSSILLLTCISVDRYIVIVQTTKAQNSQLERRRCSRVVCAAVWLLALLLATPELAFAAPAAAGSSPYCRMVYPPDMGNRTKILVLSLQVSMGFFVPFIVMGFCYSVIIAKLFTTRNFEKHKAMRVILAVVAVFIVSQLPYNSMLVMEATQASNMTVTDCDQLKALDKAGQVLKSLAYMHACLNPFLYVFVGVRFRRDIARLLRCCLPRPSKTPLGKSRSPLSSTRVSMMSDSDTSQALSL; from the exons ATGATTTTGGAGGCTCCTCCCCCAGCTTGCGTAACGCCGCGTCGCTCCTTCCTTTTGTTCGTCACGCTGTGGTTTAACGGACAGAAAGTGAGAAGAGAAGCAAACAGTCAGAATCTGCAGAGCCGCGGAGCGACCATG ATTGATGACCTCATCACCGTAAACATGACCTCcatggatgacatcatcacagCAATGACGACAGAG GTCCCGTCCACCTTCAGTGCCTCGAGCAGCACCGAGGACTACTACGACTACGAGGCCGAGAACCTCACCGACCTGATGTGCGACCGGCAGCAGGTGCGCGAGTTCCGGAGCCGCTACGAGCCGCCGTTCTTCTGGATCATCACCTTGGTGGGCGGAGCCGGCAACCTGGCCGTGGTCTGGATCTACCTGAGCTTCCGGAAGCGGCTGAAGACCATGACGGACGTGTACCTGCTGAACCTGGCGGTGGCCGACCTCCTGTTCCTGGTCACGCTGCCGCTGTGGGCCACTGAGGCGTCGCACGGCTGGATCTTCGGCCGCGCCATGTGCAAGATCAACTCTGCCCTCTACAAGGTGAACCTGTTCAGCAGCATCCTGCTGCTCACCTGCATCAGTGTGGACCGCTACATCGTCATCGTGCAGACCACCAAGGCCCAGAACTCCCAGCTGGAGCGACGGCGCTGTAGCCGCGTGGTGTGCGCCGCGGTCTGGCTGCTGGCGCTGCTGCTCGCCACGCCGGAGCTGGCCTTCGCCGCGCCCGCCGCCGCCGGATCCTCGCCCTACTGCAGGATGGTTTACCCGCCCGACATGGGCAACCGCACCAAGATCCTGGTCCTGTCCCTGCAGGTGAGCATGGGCTTCTTCGTCCCCTTCATCGTCATGGGCTTCTGCTACAGCGTCATCATCGCCAAGCTGTTCACCACCCGAAACTTTGAGAAGCACAAGGCCATGCGGGTGATCCTGGCGGTGGTGGCGGTGTTCATCGTGTCGCAGCTGCCCTACAACAGCATGCTGGTGATGGAGGCCACGCAGGCGTCCAACATGACGGTGACGGACTGCGACCAGCTGAAGGCCCTGGACAAGGCCGGCCAGGTGCTGAAGAGTCTGGCCTACATGCACGCCTGCCTCAACCCCTTCCTCTACGTGTTTGTTGGCGTGCGCTTCCGCCGCGACATCGCGCGCCTGCTGCGCTGCTGCCTGCCGCGGCCCAGCAAGACTCCGCTGGGGAAGAGCAGGAGTCCTCTGAGCTCCACCCGCGTCTCCATGATGTCCGACAGCGACACCTCCCAGGCCCTGTCGCTGTAG
- the LOC102236125 gene encoding C-C chemokine receptor type 9-like isoform X1 → MVSPHPSVWIDDLITVNMTSMDDIITAMTTEVPSTFSASSSTEDYYDYEAENLTDLMCDRQQVREFRSRYEPPFFWIITLVGGAGNLAVVWIYLSFRKRLKTMTDVYLLNLAVADLLFLVTLPLWATEASHGWIFGRAMCKINSALYKVNLFSSILLLTCISVDRYIVIVQTTKAQNSQLERRRCSRVVCAAVWLLALLLATPELAFAAPAAAGSSPYCRMVYPPDMGNRTKILVLSLQVSMGFFVPFIVMGFCYSVIIAKLFTTRNFEKHKAMRVILAVVAVFIVSQLPYNSMLVMEATQASNMTVTDCDQLKALDKAGQVLKSLAYMHACLNPFLYVFVGVRFRRDIARLLRCCLPRPSKTPLGKSRSPLSSTRVSMMSDSDTSQALSL, encoded by the exons ATGGTGAGTCCTCACCCGTCTGTCTGG ATTGATGACCTCATCACCGTAAACATGACCTCcatggatgacatcatcacagCAATGACGACAGAG GTCCCGTCCACCTTCAGTGCCTCGAGCAGCACCGAGGACTACTACGACTACGAGGCCGAGAACCTCACCGACCTGATGTGCGACCGGCAGCAGGTGCGCGAGTTCCGGAGCCGCTACGAGCCGCCGTTCTTCTGGATCATCACCTTGGTGGGCGGAGCCGGCAACCTGGCCGTGGTCTGGATCTACCTGAGCTTCCGGAAGCGGCTGAAGACCATGACGGACGTGTACCTGCTGAACCTGGCGGTGGCCGACCTCCTGTTCCTGGTCACGCTGCCGCTGTGGGCCACTGAGGCGTCGCACGGCTGGATCTTCGGCCGCGCCATGTGCAAGATCAACTCTGCCCTCTACAAGGTGAACCTGTTCAGCAGCATCCTGCTGCTCACCTGCATCAGTGTGGACCGCTACATCGTCATCGTGCAGACCACCAAGGCCCAGAACTCCCAGCTGGAGCGACGGCGCTGTAGCCGCGTGGTGTGCGCCGCGGTCTGGCTGCTGGCGCTGCTGCTCGCCACGCCGGAGCTGGCCTTCGCCGCGCCCGCCGCCGCCGGATCCTCGCCCTACTGCAGGATGGTTTACCCGCCCGACATGGGCAACCGCACCAAGATCCTGGTCCTGTCCCTGCAGGTGAGCATGGGCTTCTTCGTCCCCTTCATCGTCATGGGCTTCTGCTACAGCGTCATCATCGCCAAGCTGTTCACCACCCGAAACTTTGAGAAGCACAAGGCCATGCGGGTGATCCTGGCGGTGGTGGCGGTGTTCATCGTGTCGCAGCTGCCCTACAACAGCATGCTGGTGATGGAGGCCACGCAGGCGTCCAACATGACGGTGACGGACTGCGACCAGCTGAAGGCCCTGGACAAGGCCGGCCAGGTGCTGAAGAGTCTGGCCTACATGCACGCCTGCCTCAACCCCTTCCTCTACGTGTTTGTTGGCGTGCGCTTCCGCCGCGACATCGCGCGCCTGCTGCGCTGCTGCCTGCCGCGGCCCAGCAAGACTCCGCTGGGGAAGAGCAGGAGTCCTCTGAGCTCCACCCGCGTCTCCATGATGTCCGACAGCGACACCTCCCAGGCCCTGTCGCTGTAG
- the LOC102219188 gene encoding melanopsin-like has translation MAGNCTDHQKHLGMPVPTHGALQQQRPFPTVDVPAHAHYIIGCVILLVGVMGTLGNALVIYVFCRSKTLRTPSNLLVVNLALADFLMSVTQSPVFFVASLHRRWVFGEFACELYAFCGALFGIASMMTLTAIAGDRCLAITRPLALLGAVSRQRLSVVAVGLWVYSLGWSLPPFFGWSAYVPEGLQTSCSWDYMSFTVTVRTYTVLLFVFVFFIPLAVIGSCYLAIFRAVRRAAQEVKRLSSGETTKAYERLRGEWRMARVALGVILLFVVSWSPYSAVALTATAGYAHLLTPYMNSVPAIIAKASAIHNPIIYAITHPKYRAAIGRHFPLLRAVLRLHEKDLQSPFSSSTASSRRTTLSGSPGVRLGAGVRWPQSRLSSASDSDSCWTESEADGSSAASTAINRRTSTQVSAEPSDPAHMSHRVESRPTDSDSPEGGAAMAAKLLLATI, from the coding sequence ATGGCCGGAAACTGCACAGATCACCAGAAACACCTGGGGATGCCCGTCCCCACCCACGGcgccctgcagcagcagcgccCGTTCCCTACTGTGGACGTTCCTGCGCATGCCCATTACATCATCGGCTGTGTGATCCTGTTGGTGGGAGTGATGGGCACGCTGGGGAACGCTCTGGTCATCTACGTGTTCTGTCGTAGCAAGACGCTGCGGACACCCAGCAACCTGCTGGTGGTCAACCTGGCGCTGGCGGACTTCCTGATGTCGGTGACGCAATCTCCGGTCTTCTTCGTGGCCAGCCTGCACCGCCGCTGGGTGTTCGGAGAGTTTGCCTGCGAGCTCTATGCCTTCTGCGGCGCTCTGTTCGGCATCGCGTCCATGATGACGCTCACGGCCATCGCCGGGGACCGCTGCCTGGCCATCACGCGGCCGCTGGCGCTGCTGGGCGCCGTGAGCCGCCAGCGGCTCTCCGTGGTGGCCGTGGGGCTGTGGGTGTACTCGCTGGGCTGGAGTCTGCCGCCGTTCTTTGGGTGGAGTGCCTACGTCCCTGAAGGTCTACAGACGTCCTGCAGCTGGGATTACATGAGCTTCACGGTCACGGTGCGCACCTACACCGTCCTGCTCTTCGTCTTCGTCTTCTTCATCCCCCTGGCCGTCATCGGCTCCTGCTACCTGGCCATCTTCAGGGCCGTGCGACGGGCGGCTCAGGAGGTGAAGAGGCTGAGCAGTGGCGAGACCACCAAGGCGTATGAACGGCTGCGCGGCGAGTGGCGGATGGCCCGAGTGGCTCTGGGAGTCATTCTGCTCTTCGTCGTGTCCTGGTCGCCGTACTCCGCCGTCGCCCTGACCGCCACCGCTGGCTACGCCCACCTGCTGACCCCCTACATGAACTCGGTACCTGCAATCATCGCCAAGGCCTCCGCCATCCACAACCCCATCATCTACGCCATCACACATCCAAAGTATCGTGCTGCCATTGGTCGACACTTCCCGCTGCTGCGTGCTGTGCTGCGGCTGCATGAAAAGGACCTTCAGTCCCCGTTCAGCTCCAGCACCGCCTCGTCTCGCCGCACCACGCTCAGCGGTTCGCCAGGGGTCCGGCTGGGCGCTGGGGTCCGCTGGCCGCAGAGCCGGCTGTCCTCAGCTTCTGACAGCGACTCCTGCTGGACGGAAAGCGAAGCTGACGGCTCCAGCGCCGCATCAACAGCCATCAACCGCCGGACATCCACCCAGGTGTCAGCTGAGCCGTCTGACCCCGCCCACATGAGCCATCGGGTTGAGTCTAGACCGACAGACAGCGACTCACCTGAAGGGGGCGCTGCCATGGCGGCAAAACTTCTGCTGGCTACAATATAA